The following proteins are encoded in a genomic region of Diadema setosum chromosome 10, eeDiaSeto1, whole genome shotgun sequence:
- the LOC140234430 gene encoding uncharacterized protein produces PAQVTSGQLPDGAAHRSIVESPALVPHPPRVINSPAHSPPTGLSRAPPHDVARHQASRLDHLGEQWEAEGFSEDARRLLSRSWRENTNKQYESAWSQWLHWCNRRSFDPFNPTIVHVVNFLSSQSLGKSYSTVNCYRSALSSALPPINGYSVGKHPLIIRLMNGIFNEKPPKPRYTSTWEVSKVLDYLSSLDVNENLDLLQLSEKLISLTALVSAQRVQTLGLLDTSYMTVNDECASFQIMGLLKTTSPKANIASQSVELPAYTPNEKNCVLSTLKEYLKRTEVARQANKETKLFLSTRKPHNKASNATIARWLKNVLVKAKIDASIFSAHSYRSAASSAAFCHGVSIHEIMARANWSNSRTFREFYFKPSTEQNFASTILNLGT; encoded by the coding sequence CCTGCACAAGTTACATCAGGACAGCTGCCAGATGGCGCTGCTCATCGCTCCATTGTGGAGAGCCCAGCCCTGGTACCCCATCCTCCTCGAGTCATTAATAGCCCCGCCCATTCTCCTCCCACGGGGTTGTCTAGAGCCCCTCCCCACGACGTTGCCAGACATCAGGCTAGTCGCCTGGACCATCTCGGCGAACAGTGGGAAGCAGAAGGCTTTTCGGAGGACGCTAGACGTCTTCTCTCCCGCTCATGGAGGGAAAATACCAACAAACAGTACGAGTCTGCTTGGTCCCAGTGGCTACATTGGTGTAATAGACGATCGTTTGATCCGTTTAACCCAACTATAGTTCATGTTGTTAATTTTTTGTCTTCCCAAAGTTTGGGGAAGAGCTATTCTACAGTGAACTGTTATCGATCAGCGCTATCATCTGCGCTACCACCTATTAATGGTTATTCTGTTGGAAAGCATCCGCTTATCATACGATTGATGAATGGAATatttaatgagaaacctccGAAACCGAGGTACACGAGCACTTGGGAAGTTTCCAAGGTTTTGGACTATTTAAGTTCCTTAGATGTTAATGAAAATCTCGATTTACTCCAGTTGAGTGAAAAGCTTATTTCTCTTACTGCACTTGTTTCAGCTCAAAGAGTTCAGACGTTAGGTCTTCTTGATACATCGTACATGACTGTAAATGATGAATGTGCAAGTTTTCAAATTATGGGTTTGTTAAAGACAACGTCACCCAAGGCGAATATCGCTTCCCAGTCGGTTGAATTACCAGCTTACActccaaatgaaaaaaattgcGTTTTGTCTACTCTAAAGGAATATCTCAAACGAACGGAAGTGGCTCGTCAGGCTAATAAGGAGACAAAGCTTTTTCTTTCGACGAGGAAGCCACACAACAAGGCGTCGAACGCCACAATAGCAAGATGGTTAAAGAATGTTCTAGTCAAAGCAAAGATAGATGCATCAATTTTCTCGGCCCACAGCTATCGTAGTGCGGCCAGTTCAGCTGCCTTTTGCCACGGTGTTTCGATCCATGAAATAATGGCTAGAGCAAACTGGTCAAACTCCAGAACCTTTAGGGAGTTCTACTTTAAGCCTTCTACAGAACAAAATTTTGCGTCCACTATCCTAAATCTTGGGACCTAG
- the LOC140234243 gene encoding uncharacterized protein: MADFELLKTQLAALMENQPSDAQHPAGQHAKHVPQTAGGHPRRSRDDEDDLLSIFAESSVVSGVSSPSRQVSYDPEADLEIFSAAQVNKNTGFDSDDELYGHGPEVLGKPVFDALSTRLTKAVTMPPKTECLEKLDKQYLTPANAPALCAPRVDEQLWASIPTRARAADSRAQKLQKAVVRGMIPYAHILAELHDAADDKRAVDVSRVKRLALDGITLAGHATYEISMKRREDLKPSFNPKYRGICSRTVPVGQTLFGGDLSATLKSVGDTYLVGQKIAPSVGRYRRRFGNLTSGRRPAFRPYDNYRDTRSGNRHGPPQRSFRPATISRPPPPRFRETAGQQRNARDDSSKN; the protein is encoded by the exons ATGGCGGATTTCGAACTGTTAAAAACGCAATTGGCAGCTTTAATGGAGAACCAACCATCTGACGCTCAACATCCCGCCGGGCAGCATGCGAAGCATGTGCCCCAAACTGCCGGCGGGCATCCTCGGCGTAGCCGGGATGATGAAGATGACTTGTTAAGCATCTTTGCGGAGTCGTCTGTTGTATCAGGCGTGTCGTCCCCCAGCCGTCAGGTCAGCTATGACCCAGAAGCGGACCTTGAGATTTTCTCCGCTGCACAAGTGAACAAAAACACTGGCTTTGACTCTGACGACGAATTATATGGTCATGGCCCCGAGGTGCTTGGAAAGCCCGTTTTCGACGCACTTTCTACCCGGCTAACAAAAGCCGTGACCATGCCACCAAAGACTGAGTGTCTTGAAAAACTGGATAAGCAATATCTGACGCCTGCAAACGCCCCGGCGCTGTGTGCCCCCCGTGTCGATGAACAGCTATGGGCGTCCATTCCTACCAGAGCTAGAGCGGCCGACTCTCGAGcccaaaaacttcaaaaagccGTAGTGCGAGGAATGATCCCTTACGCCCATATCCTGGCAGAACTTCATGATGCTGCCGACGACAAGAGGGCAGTTGATGTGAGCCGCGTCAAACGATTGGCGCTGGATGGGATAACGCTGGCGGGACACGCCACGTATGAAATCTCGATGAAGCGTCGAGAAGATTTAAAGCCATCTTTCAACCCAAAGTATCGGGGAATTTGCAGCCGAACCGTGCCAGTGGGTCAGACACTTTTCGGTGGTGACCTTTCGGCGACCTTGAAATCAGTGGGAGATACCTATTTGGTGGGGCAGAAGATCGCCCCGTCAGTAGGTAGATACCGCCGCCGTTTCGGCAACCTCACGAGTGGCAGACGTCCGGCGTTTCGCCCGTATGACAACTACCGCGATACGCGGTCAGGCAACCGTCACGGACCTCCACAGAGATCGTTCCGGCCTGCCACGATCTCTCGTCCTCCCCCTCCGAGATTTCGGGAGACTGCTGGCCAGCAGCGAAATGCCCGTGACGACTCTTCAAAAAACTA A